The Apium graveolens cultivar Ventura chromosome 10, ASM990537v1, whole genome shotgun sequence nucleotide sequence ATGAAGATTATAAATATTGTTAAAGTTTAAATTCAAAATAATGTATTAAATCACTAAaagttaatattttataatatttataaggaaCCTATTAAGACAGGGGACTTGCTCTAAGCATCACGGCGACTTTCCTTCTTCCCCACCCCGCCTTGCTAATCAATACTGGCGCTGCCCCATCCTCTGCCTCCCAGCTCCATACAACACCATATACATATTTGGCTAGGTATCTTGCTCAAGATGGTGCTGCTAATAGGACAAGGGCTGGTCATGTGTAGGAGGATGTTTGAAAGGGTGAGAGACATTTGGAAATTTTGGAGTTTTTACTGAGAATGAGTACGAAGAACTAATGATGATGGAAGCGGATGAAGAAGATGAACCACGCCATATTTCTCCGGGTTTGCATCGTATAAATAAATACAGTGTAACTGTTTTCTGAACTTCTACATACTTACAATAGCACATTTTAAATGGTTGACCTAAATACCCAAAACAAATACATATGTAAAATGTAATGATACTCTTATGTCACTTGGTTTTTTAAAAAACAACTTAAATGCACAACTCTCAAATTATCAAATATATTACAACCGTGTCCAAAATAAAACAGAGGTAAGATAGGTCTTCTGACTGGGGTGAAGTCTATACTGTACTGGTATTTGTTTCTGTAAACGCCAACTTATCAATTGTCATTTACACGAGCACTTTCTGCTTCCATCAGACCATTGCGAATCTGATCACTGATATCCCTGACATGACCTGGACCATGCGGTAGGAAAACAGTGGTATTCTTTGACGAATTTCCGAAGTCTTTAATTGTGTCGAAGTACTGAGTGATCATTATAAGATCCATGACCTCCTTAGCAGAGGTCCCCTCAACCTTGCCAGAGAAGTTTAATATGTTCTCTCTCAACCCATCTGTTATAGCCTGTCTCTGCCTTGCAACACCAACACCACCTAGGTACTTGGACTCCGCCTCCGCTTCCGCCCTTTTAATTTGGAGCACCTTCTCTGCTTCCCCCTTGTAAACACTAGCAAGCTGCATCCTTTGCGCTGTAGATTAATAGTGTAAATATCACATGATAACAAAATATTCCCCGCCTATCTCAGCAACTATTATGTATCAAAAATGAGTACAAACTAGTCTTACACATGTCAACTGGAAATGCTACGATGACACAAGGAAAAAAGATTCTATAATCTGGCCATGTTTGTTTCATGGGATTAAGCAGGGGATAGGATTGTAATCCTTTAAAATTTCCAATCTCATGTTTGTTTTGTAAAAAATTAGTGAAGGGTTATCCaaggattataatcctttaaattatCCTCTCCCCTGTTTGTTTCGTTGGAGTAAAGGATATGACTATAATCCCCTCTAATATTTGGTGGGAAGAGGTATTATTTTATCCCCTTTTATAAGTcttttttttaaatgattataATCCCCTCATTGTAATACCATATGAAACAAAGATaggattggaaaatttaaaggacTATATTACAGTCTCAGGGATTATCCCTCAAAACAAAcatatgataaaattttaaagGATTATAGTCCAATCCTACACTTAATCCTTCCAAACAAACATAGGATATGACTATTTAATCCATAGGACTAATTTTGATGGGATTAGTTATCCCCTGATTATTATCCAGGGATTACAATCCTACGAAACAAACATGGCATGTATATCATCTCATTCTTTTAATACATGCAAGGCTGTGCTTAAGAAATCTTGAATATTATGTTTAAAAAATTTTAAGTACATGAGCAATAGCATATAGTATACTACAGGTAAACATTACCTGCATTGATCTCATTCATTGCTCGACGCACAGAGGGGTCAGGAATGATATCAACCATCAGTATGTGCTCAATATTGTAACCATACTCTCCCATGACCTGATAAATGAAATCATCACTTTGTGTTGGAGGTTCACAGTTTGGATAAAAAAAATTCCAGCTAACAATCTTGAAGGCAGCAGGAGACTGATGCAAAGAACGGATAATATAACATGGATGCTAATAAAATTAAGTTTGCACGTGCCTTGTACTTTGGCCGACAGGCTCAACATTAATATCCTCGAGAAGAAGCTTCTGATAGGTCATATAGTAGTAGTCCAAAAATGGTGTGTTGCCTAGGTGATCATATGAAATAAGTTGCCTCAAAAGTCTGATAattcattttataatttttcttGCTAAAAATTCTTATAAAACTATTCGCCATGTTTTTTCATCAAACAATAAAAGAAATACCATCACGGAAAAGGTGCAAGACTGGTATAAGCTACAGGTCTACAGGTAATGTACACATCATATTGTATGTCATTAAAAAAAAGAAGTCAAAAGAGTGTTCCATAACATTAAACGGAAGACAAAAAATACAAAGCAGTAAAGTGAGTACCTTCTCAAGTTCCTCCAAGACTGCTTTAGCAACATCACCCTTCTGCTCAAAAAGCTCATCCAATGTCATTCTGGGGACTTGAGCTCGTACCACTTAAAGAACAAAAGGTATTAAATACAGAAAAAGAAACACTTAATATATAAATATACCCACTCCACAAAATTCCCATTTAAAACTAACATTTTTTACCTCAAAAGGTTTcaatttatataattaaaaacaTCCCAACATGTCAAGTTTGATAAGAATGTAGTATTGTTATGTCATATATTCTTAAAAAACAGCTACCCTGAAATAGTTCTATTGTATAGAGAGAATTTTCACGGGCGCAGAGACAGACACATGTCAAGACAATTCATATATCCACAGATTGCAATAATAAGACAAAACTGCCGCAAGTAATTTACCATCAAAAACATAAGCCTGAATCTGCTCCTTGGGATTTTGCAGCTCATAGAAGGCATCATCTGCATTCTCTTTTACAACTCGATACTGAATCGAGCAAATCATTTGCACAAAAACATTGTCCTACAAAATGGAACTTCATCATTGTTCATACAAGAATATAAATAATGAAATTCGGACCTAAAGAAGATCAGAGGTACCAAGAGAGAAGATAATTTAAACAAAGTTATGCAACTATAAGTGAGAAATCGACACCTTTGCCAAGTATATGGGGGCTTGGTCCCACAGAGCTTTCTAAGAATAAGATACAAGGTTTCAAGTTCAATAATTTTTTAAAGCGGCTTTTTTTTAGTAGTTTCCGTTATTAGATAAAACAGGGTCAAAAAGCCAAATGAAAGCAAGCCACACCTAGGGGAATTCCAGGGGATAAATCTTACCAAGTGTGGTGAGGACACCTCACAAGGGGATCATAATAAATAAAGAAATAAAGATCATATGATTTATATCTCAATCAGTATATAACTTCCCCCAATAGCTACCCCAAGTCTCTGAGAGTTTAAAAAGACGCGATGCACCTAAATGACCCTATCAGCATACTTAAATATtctttttttacaaaaaaaatatgcGATGGCAGCCACAAATCAGCAAGTTTAGCTTTTGCCTTTTTTGAGCAAACCGGGATATTAAAATTTCCATACAGAAAATATAACTCATTGCTAATATTTTCATAAAAACAATTGGACAAAAGTGGTTCACTAATTTGTTAACACGGACACACACATTGGGTCAAAAGATATTATCACCAGCCATGTATTACCATCTTCAGGCACAAAACACCAAGGATTAAGGAATACTTGGAACTTGGAAGCTCACTGACATCTTAAACATTGTGTTTTAGAAGGACACTTGGACGGATAAGAATTTCTAAATGAAGCAAAAAAATTATGTAATGCTATATTGGAATCACACATACACATACATGTTTATCCCTATTGTCCTGATAATGCATGTTTATTAACGAATAATATAATGATGAATAATTGAAAGTTCATCAGCCTAAGTTAGACTAAACAACTTGAAAATTTCTTACAATCATATTCAATGCATAAAAATATGATTCTCTGCTAACTGAAAATTAGTTACATCAATTTAGTTCAATCTTAAAACTCGCTCCAAGGACTCGCACTAAATTATTCAGACTTTTATAGAATATTCTCACACCGAACTATAATAGCACTTACTCGAGTAGATGTTCAGTAGATTTTAATGGATATATATAGATATTTATCAGAATACAGCAAAAAATGGCGCTGTCTGTCTTTGATCTTATCGAATATTAATAaccatgtatatatatactgcaaATCCTAAAAACAAAAATTATCATAAATAACAGCAAAGAACAACAATCAGTTATGCCCAATCAACCATCAGTATATTCAATACCAAACACCCAAGAATCTACACAGTTTTAACAATCATCCAATCAATTACACATCCAAACAGTTATTGAACAGATTACTATAGAGAACAAACAAGGATCATATAAATTACAAATAGAATACACAAAGGATATATATagagagggggggagagagagagaacaCAAAGGATATatagagagagagggggggggagagagagagagagagagagagagagagagagaataccTTGGTTTTGGTCTCGATTTTGACGTCGAGGGACTGAATTCTGGTGGAAAGAATGCCGGCGATGCACTCTCCGGCGAAAGGATTGAAATAACTAAAACCAGGTTGAGCCAATTTCTCGAAGCGTCCCCACTTTTCTACTATGCCTACGTTTGATTGCCCTATGCACCCGCAGAATAAACAAAACGCATTCCCCAtccctctctctttctctctgtCGAGATCTCTCTCGATTGATTAGTTATTCCAGTGAGGAAAGTCTTTGAACGCGTATAGATATATAGGCAGGCAATATCTTGTTTATTATATACCGTACAGTAAGTCCACCTACGCCAAGAGCACTGTTTGCTAGGCAGTAATAATAATTCGAATGCACCTTTTACTCGGttaaacaaaaatataattttaattaaattcataTACCCTGCGGCCCACCGGATGTTTACGTTACAAATATTTGG carries:
- the LOC141692248 gene encoding hypersensitive-induced response protein 4 gives rise to the protein MGNAFCLFCGCIGQSNVGIVEKWGRFEKLAQPGFSYFNPFAGECIAGILSTRIQSLDVKIETKTKDNVFVQMICSIQYRVVKENADDAFYELQNPKEQIQAYVFDVVRAQVPRMTLDELFEQKGDVAKAVLEELEKVMGEYGYNIEHILMVDIIPDPSVRRAMNEINAAQRMQLASVYKGEAEKVLQIKRAEAEAESKYLGGVGVARQRQAITDGLRENILNFSGKVEGTSAKEVMDLIMITQYFDTIKDFGNSSKNTTVFLPHGPGHVRDISDQIRNGLMEAESARVNDN